One window of the Mycobacterium xenopi genome contains the following:
- a CDS encoding tyrosine-type recombinase/integrase, with translation MKLSPDQSFHSLRHTYASLCLAAGIRPIDIAELMGHRDVKTTLTVYAHLINADDHSGNMAALGALAARAQNPDYGNVIPLRG, from the coding sequence GTGAAGCTGTCCCCAGACCAGTCGTTTCACTCCCTACGCCACACGTACGCGAGCTTGTGCCTCGCTGCGGGCATCCGGCCCATCGACATTGCGGAGCTTATGGGCCACCGGGACGTGAAGACGACGCTGACCGTCTACGCGCACCTGATCAACGCCGACGACCACTCCGGCAACATGGCGGCGCTCGGCGCACTCGCGGCCCGGGCACAGAACCCCGACTACGGCAACGTGATTCCGCTACGTGGTTAG
- a CDS encoding TIGR02391 family protein produces the protein MLPHGIKGKTMKLRRVADDGTVTEFDIQGQDLGQKDGITFSVDADVEVGDEVTETLPNGKLKTMRLLEVQVFQSPFGTKMLDHTSAKYEVVTGRAALRQPAPVSLPGLHQLISAASGSQIATRHYDDAVFNAFKAVEERVQALTGYPKNSKGQSEIGKRLMTTVFNEQNPLLDITSDNADAGQKDDEREGFKFLFMGGAQAFRNTRGHGPSLQTGEREAMEMLATASLLMRALDRAEARLSGGQQ, from the coding sequence ATGCTGCCGCACGGCATAAAAGGCAAGACCATGAAGCTGCGCCGCGTTGCGGACGACGGCACGGTCACCGAGTTCGATATCCAGGGCCAGGACCTAGGACAAAAGGATGGCATCACGTTCAGCGTTGACGCTGACGTCGAGGTAGGCGATGAAGTCACTGAAACCCTGCCGAATGGCAAGCTCAAGACGATGCGGCTTCTCGAGGTCCAGGTGTTCCAGAGCCCCTTCGGTACCAAGATGCTCGACCACACCAGCGCAAAGTACGAAGTTGTGACCGGTAGAGCCGCCTTACGCCAGCCGGCACCTGTAAGCCTGCCGGGCCTGCACCAGTTGATTTCGGCTGCGAGTGGATCGCAGATAGCAACTCGTCACTACGACGACGCCGTTTTCAACGCTTTCAAGGCCGTCGAGGAAAGGGTGCAGGCGTTGACCGGCTACCCGAAGAACTCGAAGGGGCAATCGGAAATCGGGAAGCGACTGATGACTACCGTCTTCAATGAGCAGAACCCTTTGCTCGACATCACTTCGGACAACGCCGATGCAGGTCAAAAGGATGACGAGCGTGAGGGTTTCAAGTTTCTATTTATGGGCGGAGCGCAGGCGTTTCGCAACACACGTGGGCACGGCCCAAGCCTTCAGACGGGTGAGCGGGAGGCGATGGAGATGCTCGCCACGGCTAGCCTGTTGATGCGCGCCCTGGACCGAGCCGAGGCACGTCTCAGCGGCGGTCAGCAGTAG